One segment of Eschrichtius robustus isolate mEscRob2 chromosome 3, mEscRob2.pri, whole genome shotgun sequence DNA contains the following:
- the SLC2A1 gene encoding solute carrier family 2, facilitated glucose transporter member 1, which produces MEPSSKKLTGRLMLAVGGAVLGSLQFGYNTGVINAPQKVIEEFYNQTWIHRYKERILPATLTTLWSLSVAIFSVGGMIGSFSVGLFVNRFGRRNSMLMMNLLTFVSAVLMGFSKLGKSFEMLILGRFVIGVYCGLTTGFVPMYVGEVSPTDLRGALGTLHQLGIVIGILIAQVFGLDSIMGNQELWPLLLSVIFIPALLQCILLPFCPESPRFLLINRNEENRAKSVLKKLRGTSDVTRDLQEMKEESRQMMREKKVTILELFRSAAYRQPLLIAVVLQLSQQLSGINAVFYYSTSIFEKAGVQQPVYATIGSGIVNTAFTVVSLFVVERAGRRTLHLIGLAGMAGCAVLMTIALALLEQLPWMSYLSIVAIFGFVAFFEVGPGPIPWFIVAELFSQGPRPAAIAVAGFSNWTSNFIVGMCFQYVEQLCGPYVFIIFTVLLVLFFIFTYFKVPETKGRTFDEIASGFRQGGASQSDKTPEELFHPLGADSQV; this is translated from the exons GTGATTGAGGAGTTCTACAACCAGACGTGGATCCACCGCTATAAGGAGCGCATCTTGCCCGCCACACTGACCACGCTCTGGTCCCTCTCTGTGGCCATCTTCTCCGTGGGGGGCATGATTGGCTCCTTCTCTGTGGGCCTTTTCGTTAACCGTTTTGGCCG GCGGAATTCAATGCTGATGATGAACCTGCTGACCTTTGTGTCCGCTGTGCTCATGGGCTTCTCAAAACTGGGCAAGTCCTTTGAGATGCTGATCCTGGGTCGCTTCGTCATTGGTGTGTACTGCGGCCTGACCACTGGCTTTGTGCCCATGTACGTGGGGGAGGTGTCCCCCACGGACCTTCGTGGGGCCCTGGGTACCCTGCACCAGCTGGGCATCGTCATCGGCATCCTCATCGCCCAG GTGTTTGGCCTGGACTCCATCATGGGCAACCAGGAGCTGTGGCCCCTGCTGCTGAGCGTCATCTTCATCCCAGCCCTGCTGCAGTGCATCCTGCTGCCCTTCTGCCCTGAGAGCCCCCGCTTCCTGCTCATCAACCGCAACGAGGAGAACCGGGCCAAGAGCG TGCTGAAGAAGCTGCGCGGGACCTCGGATGTGACCCGCGACCTGCAGGAGATGAAGGAGGAGAGCCGGCAGATGATGCGGGAGAAGAAGGTCACCATCCTGGAACTGTTCCGCTCGGCCGCCTACCGTCAGCCCCTCCTCATTGCCGTGGTGCTGCAGCTGTCCCAGCAGCTGTCTGGCATCAATGCT GTTTTCTATTACTCCACAAGCATCTTCGAGAAGGCGGGGGTGCAGCAGCCTGTGTATGCCACCATCGGCTCCGGCATCGTCAACACAGCCTTCACTGTCGTGTCG CTGTTTGTGGTGGAACGAGCTGGCCGGCGGACCCTGCACCTCATAGGCCTGGCCGGTATGGCAGGCTGTGCGGTGCTCATGACCATCGCGCTGGCGCTGCTG GAGCAGCTGCCCTGGATGTCCTACCTGAGCATCGTGGCCATCTTTGGCTTCGTGGCCTTCTTTGAAGTGGGCCCCGGCCCCATCCCATGGTTCATTGTGGCTGAACTCTTCAGCCAGGGCCCTCGCCCAGCTGCCATTGCTGTCGCTGGCTTCTCCAACTGGACCTCAAATTTCATTGTGGGCATGTGCTTCCAGTATGTGGAG CAACTGTGTGGTCCCTATGTCTTCATCATCTTCACCGTGCTCCTGGTTCTGTTCTTCATCTTCACCTACTTCAAAGTTCCCGAGACGAAAGGCAGGACCTTCGATGAGATTGCTTCCGGCTTCCGGCAGGGGGGAGCGAGCCAAAGTGACAAGACACCCGAGGAGCTGTTCCACCCCCTGGGAGCTGATTCACAAGTGTGA